A genomic segment from Drosophila willistoni isolate 14030-0811.24 chromosome 2L unlocalized genomic scaffold, UCI_dwil_1.1 Seg168, whole genome shotgun sequence encodes:
- the LOC124459900 gene encoding uncharacterized protein LOC124459900, with product MNKDQDICSTCNKSRLNSSTQHWVQCDNCQKWYHFQCAGVNSSIAEAEWICNSCQQALDNVASTSTGRDPSTGAPNIPSANKATEQHCPESNAANTSYLGKLNLVEQTQSPSSNYLMLAMLEERREAEKNTSSKNTTCLHSSKERRQVLPADLPIFNGNPEDWPIFISMYENSCRIAGFSNAENMLRLQKSLKGKAYELVRDKLLLPILVPDVINTLKTFFGRPEQILDRLIDKIRKIYVHKDKLESIVDFAMAMRNACATMEACNLTSHLNNPMLLRELIDKLPTQQKLNWAMHPRNESIPVIKSFSDWLYKIAEAAATVMPGQSTKANNVNTHSQAHQQPQEGPNNRENGWQQNCKPKLQCVMCASTDHQVALCQNFKRLSVDDRQRIINEAKVCYRCLKSHRRKCFSNRDCGIDNCNSKHHPLLHKGTGRTEVVTAHHKDNVVEGQYFRVVPIKLYGANVTFNTFAFLDEGSSVTLIDESILDKLKISSTPEPISLQWTGEETRNEEDSVKTHLQISEAGTDKKLWLYNVHSVKKLGLPKQTINVEELSKQYPYLRGLPLKSYQNGTPLILIGSNNWNLAIPRKIREGRRNEPIASKCTLGWCIQGSTNSSKHVTMHHCECNWSEIDKAIKESFTMEPIVSRELQSKNDKRAKGILEDTCKKVNGRYEVGLLWKDDTVILPESYTAALKRLQCLRAKIKKTPELFDKIQSQIDNLLEKGYASELRPEEISDRKERIWYLPIFIALNPNKPNKIRLVWDAAAKSHGKSLNDFMLTGPDYLNPLTSVLMAFRVGRIAVCADIAEMFHQINIQESDMHVQRFLWLNKNENTPRIFVLRAMTFGINCAPCIAHYVRDKNAENYQIKNPRAYESITKAHYVDDLIDSFKDDLEAITVASSVRDIHADGGFQIKNWCSNSVSVLQNLGEQQINQHPKELGNPEKVLGMYWDPNNDVFKFIFRFSRLKRDVLTYEIAPTKREVLPVLMSIFDPLGLLSCYTVGLKMLLQKVWRTGIGWDEDLPEQLLEQWRQWKGILLHASNLEFPRHYSALLLNESQVDLHTFVDASEHAYAAVSYLRIKQGQNISTVLVAAKCKVAPLKPVTIPRMELLAAVMGVGLTMRIMSTRGLRIDSCTYWSDSKTVLNWLTMDPRRLQSFVMHRVGEIVDKTSPNQWRWVSTKENVADLATKIFKVPDASRWIKGPDFLGLSSDKWPDQKGISENVSQEIELRKNVFVIVKLNHFDFAVEYFSDWKRLYRAVANVMLYAQKLRAKCSGKPLPQTLSPENIQAAKSLLCRQAQLATYSNEINSLKDKSVVDKSSSLIALNVYLDSEDIIRVKGRSDSITSDAKPQVPQMAPIPIARLASFERPFTYTGVDYFGPILVNVGRHKEKRWGVLFTCLTLRAVHLEVAYKLDVSSCIMCLKNFMALRGTPREIFSDNGTNFKATEKLVKEELVKIDFDQIAVHYEIIKWRFNPPAAPHMGGAWERLVRTVKSVLKAICPSSNFNDETLRSALMEAEFIINSRPLTFVSLDTGDDEKRATNQYQEMSPT from the exons ATGAATAAAGATCAAGACATTTGTAGTACCTGTAACAAGAGTCGCCTAAACAGTAGTACCCAACATTGGGTTCAATGCGACAATTGCCAGAAATGGTACCACTTTCAATGTGCTGGAGTCAATAGCTCAATAGCAGAGGCTGAATGGATTTGCAACAGCTGCCAACAAGCGCTGGACAACGTGGCATCAACAAGCACTGGTCGTGACCCGTCAACAGGAGCGCCCAATATACCAAGTGCCAACAAGGCCACCGAACAACATTGCCCCGAATCTAACGCGGCAAATACGTCTTATCTCGGCAAACTAAACTTAGTCGAGCAAACTCAATCGCCAAGCTCAAATTATTTGATGTTGGCAATGCTGGAGGAAAGGCGGGAAGCCGAAAAAAATACATCGAGCAAAAATACAACTTGCTTGCACAGCAGCAAGGAACGCAG GCAAGTTTTACCTGCAGATCTACCCATCTTTAACGGAAATCCAGAGGACTGGCCAATCTTTATTAGCATGTACGAGAACAGCTGCCGTATAGCGGGGTTTTCAAACGCCGAAAACATGCTACGACTTCAGAAGAGCCTCAAAGGTAAAGCCTACGAACTAGTTCGTGATAAGCTACTGCTGCCAATACTGGTTCCTGATGTTATTAATACGCTCAAGACATTCTTCGGACGCCCGGAGCAAATACTCGATCGATTGATcgacaaaataagaaaaatatacGTACACAAGGATAAATTAGAATCCATCGTTGATTTCGCAATGGCGATGAGAAACGCATGTGCAACCATGGAAGCGTGCAATTTAACCTCACATTTAAATAACCCGATGCTTCTTCGAGAACTTATCGACAAACTACCCACCCAGCAAAAGTTAAACTGGGCTATGCATCCACGTAACGAATCCATCCCGGTTATAAAATCATTTAGCGATTGGTTGTACAAAATAGCTGAGGCCGCAGCCACTGTCATGCCTGGCCAAAGCACTAAGGCCAATAATGtcaacacacactcacaagcACATCAACAACCACAGGAAGGACCAAATAATCGAGAGAATGGGTGGCAACAAAACTGTAAGCCGAAGCTACAATGCGTGATGTGTGCTTCCACGGATCACCAGGTTGCTCTATGTCAAAACTTCAAGCGACTGTCGGTTGACGATAGGCAACGAATAATAAACGAAGCCAAGGTATGCTACAGGTGCCTCAAAAGTCACCGCCGTAAATGCTTCTCTAATCGTGACTGCGGAATCGACAATTGCAACTCAAAACATCACCCGCTTCTTCACAAAGGCACAGGCAGAACCGAAGTTGTTACTGCTCATCATAAAGACAATGTAGTGGAAGGACAATATTTTCGTGTTGTACCCATCAAACTGTATGGAGCCAATGTAACCTTTAACACGTTCGCATTTTTAGATGAGGGCTCATCAGTCACTCTCATCGATGAAAGCATTTTGGACAAGCTGAAGATCTCTTCAACGCCAGAGCCAATTTCCCTGCAATGGACCGGTGAAGAAACCAGAAACGAAGAGGACTCCGTTAAGACCCACCTACAAATCTCGGAAGCGGGAACTGACAAAAAGCTATGGCTCTACAACGTCCACTCAGTAAAGAAATTAGGATTGCCGAAACAAACCATCAATGTTGAAGAACTATCCAAGCAATATCCTTATTTGCGTGGTTTGCCGCTAAAGTCGTACCAAAACGGTACACCACTAATTTTAATCGGCAGCAACAATTGGAATCTAGCAATACCCCGCAAAATCCGCGAGGGCAGACGAAACGAACCCATTGCTTCAAAGTGCACATTAGGATGGTGCATCCAAGGATCAACAAACTCAAGCAAACACGTAACAATGCATCATTGCGAGTGCAATTGGAGTGAAATAGATAAAGCCATAAAGGAAAGTTTCACAATGGAACCAATCGTATCTAGAGAATTGCAATCCAAAAACGATAAAAGGGCGAAGGGCATTCTCGAAGATACCTGCAAAAAGGTCAATGGTCGATACGAAGTCGGCCTACTCTGGAAAGACGACACAGTCATTTTACCCGAAAGCTATACCGCAGCGCTGAAACGCCTTCAATGCCTACGggccaaaattaaaaaaacgcCGGAACTGTTTGATAAAATTCAATCACAAATTGACAATCTATTAGAAAAAGGATATGCATCGGAGCTCAGACCAGAAGAAATATCCGATCGAAAGGAACGCATCTGGTATCTCCCAATATTTATTGCTTTAAATCCGAATAAGCCAAACAAAATACGACTAGTATGGGATGCCGCCGCCAAAAGTCATGGAAAATCGCTGAATGATTTTATGCTTACTGGGCCTGATTATCTAAATCCATTGACTTCTGTCCTAATGGCCTTCAGAGTAGGACGGATTGCCGTGTGCGCAGATATAGCCGAGATGTTTCATCAAATAAACATTCAGGAAAGCGACATGCACGTCCAGCGGTTCTTATGGCTCAATAAAAACGAGAACACTCCAAGGATCTTCGTTTTGCGCGCGATGACATTTGGAATTAATTGCGCACCTTGTATTGCCCACTATGTACGCGATAAAAATGCAGAGAATTACCAAATCAAAAATCCACGAGCGTACGAATCCATTACAAAGGCCCACTACGTGGACGACCTCATCGACAGTTTCAAAGATGACCTTGAAGCCATAACAGTTGCATCATCAGTTAGAGACATACATGCCGATGGTGGattccaaataaaaaattggtGCTCAAACTCTGTATCTGTTCTCCAAAATCTAGGAGAACAGCAAATAAATCAACACCCCAAAGAATTAGGGAACCCTGAAAAGGTCCTCGGTATGTATTGGGACCCAAATAATGACGTTTTTAAGTTTATCTTCAGATTTTCGAGATTGAAACGAGACGTCCTAACCTATGAGATAGCACCAACGAAACGAGAGGTCTTACCAGTACTGATGTCTATATTTGATCCCCTCGGTCTATTATCGTGCTACACCGTAGGCCTTAAAATGCTGCTTCAAAAAGTCTGGCGCACAGGAATAGGATGGGACGAAGATTTACCCGAACAACTCCTCGAACAGTGGCGACAATGGAAAGGTATCCTACTACACGCCAGCAATTTAGAATTTCCGCGTCACTACTCTGCTCTGCTGTTAAACGAAAGCCAGGTAGACCTTCATACCTTCGTAGACGCAAGCGAACATGCCTACGCCGCAGTAAGCTATCTTCGCATTAAACAAGGTCAAAACATAAGTACAGTGTTGGTAGCAGCCAAATGTAAAGTAGCTCCACTCAAACCTGTAACTATACCTCGAATGGAACTTTTGGCAGCCGTCATGGGAGTAGGCCTAACAATGCGTATAATGAGCACCCGAGGCCTAAGAATCGATTCCTGCACATATTGGTCCGATTCTAAAACGGTCCTTAACTGGCTAACCATGGACCCAAGAAGACTCCAGTCATTCGTCATGCATAGAGTGGGCGAGATAGTCGACAAAACCAGCCCAAACCAATGGCGCTGGGTTAGCACAAAGGAAAACGTTGCAGACTTAGccacaaaaattttcaaagtaCCAGATGCATCTCGTTGGATTAAAGGACCCGATTTTCTAGGACTGTCTAGCGACAAGTGGCCAGATCAAAAGGGAATATCTGAGAACGTCTCACAGGAAATCGAATTGCGTAAGAATGTATTCGTCATAGTAAAGCTTAACCATTTCGATTTTGCAGTAGAATACTTTTCTGACTGGAAGCGCCTATATCGAGCAGTGGCCAACGTCATGCTGTACGCCCAAAAGTTACGCGCTAAGTGTTCGGGAAAGCCTCTACCACAAACCCTAAGCCCCGAAAATATACAAGCAGCAAAATCTCTTTTATGCAGACAGGCCCAATTAGCGACGTACTCAAATGAAATCAATTCGCTCAAAGACAAATCAGTGGTGGACAAGTCAAGCTCATTAATTGCTTTAAATGTTTACCTGGACTCAGAAGACATCATCCGCGTGAAGGGCAGGTCAGACAGTATAACTTCTGACG CGAAGCCTCAAGTGCCACAAATGGCACCTATACCGATCGCCAGACTAGCTTCTTTTGAACGACCATTCACATATACGGGAGTCGACTATTTCGGCCCCATACTAGTCAACGTTGGAAGACACAAAGAAAAGCGCTGGGGAGTCCTATTTACGTGCCTAACACTAAGGGCAGTTCATCTAGAGGTCGCCTACAAACTCGATGTGAGCTCATGTATAATGTGCCTAAAAAACTTCATGGCACTACGTGGCACACCGAGAGAAATCTTCTCCGACAACGGAACCAATTTCAAAGCTACGGAAAAACTAGTTAAGGAGGAACTTGTGAAGATTGACTTCGATCAGATCGCCGTTCActatgaaataataaaatggCGTTTTAACCCACCAGCCGCACCCCACATGGGAGGAGCGTGGGAGCGTTTGGTCCGGACTGTGAAATCCGTCCTAAAGGCCATTTGCCCCTCTAGCAACTTTAATGACGAAACTCTTCGAAGTGCCTTAATGGAAGCCGAATTTATAATTAACTCCAGGCCTCTAACGTTTGTTTCTTTAGATACAGGTGACGATGAAAAGCGGGCTACAAACCAGTATCAGGAAATGTCGCCGACCTAA